One genomic segment of Actinoplanes ianthinogenes includes these proteins:
- a CDS encoding GNAT family N-acetyltransferase, with protein sequence MADFTIRPAAPDDAAAVVALSATVHPYLVRGTANTRRTIAQPPPGEDWAAFVAEIGGDLVGWVAAYRKVRTAEPGFGQISLLQVHPAARRRGIGDALFEAAAGHLRAAGIRRVAATVQPEVLSFARRRGFEPTRELRYSVLDLTTFTPADHPPASLPEHRRRTGPTGEPEGHPDGDAGLRLVPLRETTAEALYAADVAAATDEPGDAPPQPPSPAAWRYDVWDNPDLDHDLSVAAVRGAEIVSFSLLVRDGARVWSDMTATAPAHRGRGLARRVKVEALRRAAAAGVTDAYTANDESNAPMLAVNTRLGYRPVATQYSCVADL encoded by the coding sequence ATGGCCGACTTCACCATCCGGCCGGCGGCGCCGGACGATGCCGCAGCCGTGGTCGCGCTGAGCGCGACAGTCCATCCCTATCTGGTACGCGGCACGGCCAACACCAGGCGCACCATCGCCCAGCCGCCGCCCGGGGAGGACTGGGCCGCGTTCGTCGCGGAGATCGGTGGTGACCTGGTCGGCTGGGTCGCGGCGTATCGCAAGGTGCGGACGGCGGAACCGGGGTTCGGGCAGATCTCGCTGCTCCAGGTCCATCCGGCGGCCCGCCGCCGGGGCATCGGCGACGCGCTCTTCGAGGCGGCCGCCGGCCATCTGCGGGCGGCCGGGATCCGGCGGGTGGCGGCCACGGTCCAGCCGGAGGTGCTGTCCTTCGCCCGCCGCCGCGGCTTCGAGCCGACCCGTGAGCTGCGCTATTCCGTCCTCGACCTGACCACGTTCACGCCGGCGGACCATCCGCCCGCAAGCCTGCCTGAGCACCGGCGGCGAACGGGCCCGACGGGGGAGCCGGAAGGGCACCCTGATGGAGACGCGGGGCTGCGGTTGGTCCCGTTGCGCGAGACGACCGCGGAGGCCCTGTACGCCGCCGACGTCGCCGCTGCCACCGACGAGCCCGGTGACGCACCGCCGCAGCCACCGTCCCCGGCCGCGTGGCGCTATGACGTCTGGGACAACCCGGACCTGGATCACGACTTGAGCGTCGCCGCCGTCCGGGGTGCCGAGATCGTCTCGTTCTCCCTGCTGGTCCGGGACGGCGCCCGGGTCTGGTCGGACATGACCGCGACCGCGCCCGCCCACCGTGGCCGGGGCCTGGCCCGGCGGGTCAAGGTCGAGGCGCTGCGCCGGGCCGCGGCCGCCGGCGTCACGGACGCCTACACCGCCAACGACGAGTCCAACGCGCCGATGCTGGCCGTCAACACCCGGCTCGGCTACCGCCCGGTCGCCACCCAGTACTCCTGCGTCGCCGACCTCTGA
- a CDS encoding ABC transporter permease, which produces MTSSAADRAGTTPAAAGRTDAAVGYRPSRTLPIRAEIRRQASRRRTQLALGFMVLLPLIILVAFEFGGGGDDEDRNSGGAFSSLVDLATSGGLNFALFCLAVSAGFLLVVVFALFAGDTVASEASWGSLRYLLAIPVPRARLLAVKLVVALGYALFALALLAGTGLLVGTLRYGWHPLGSTVSAQIPPGPGVLRLLGILAYLAVILLVVAGLAFLLSVLTDAALGAVGGAVLLWILSSILDQITALGSIRNALPTHYSDAWLGLLSTPVQTEDLAKGAISAIVYATVFWGFAFYRFTRKDVTS; this is translated from the coding sequence ATGACCTCTTCAGCCGCCGACCGAGCCGGCACCACCCCTGCCGCTGCGGGCCGCACCGACGCCGCGGTGGGCTACCGCCCGTCGCGCACGCTGCCGATCCGGGCGGAGATCCGGCGGCAGGCGTCCCGGCGGCGGACCCAGCTGGCGCTCGGCTTCATGGTGCTGCTGCCGCTGATCATCCTGGTCGCCTTCGAGTTCGGCGGCGGTGGTGACGACGAGGACCGCAACAGCGGCGGCGCCTTCAGCAGCCTGGTCGACCTGGCCACCTCGGGCGGGCTGAACTTCGCGCTGTTCTGTCTCGCGGTCTCGGCCGGCTTCCTCCTCGTGGTGGTCTTCGCGCTGTTCGCCGGCGACACCGTGGCCAGCGAGGCCAGCTGGGGCAGCCTGCGCTACCTGCTGGCGATCCCGGTCCCGCGCGCCCGGCTGCTCGCGGTCAAGCTGGTGGTGGCGCTCGGATACGCCCTCTTCGCCCTCGCGCTGCTGGCCGGCACCGGCCTGCTGGTCGGCACGCTCCGATACGGCTGGCACCCGCTGGGCAGCACCGTCTCCGCCCAGATCCCACCGGGTCCGGGCGTGCTGCGACTGCTCGGGATCCTCGCCTATCTCGCCGTCATCCTGCTGGTGGTGGCCGGTCTCGCCTTCCTCCTCTCGGTCCTCACCGACGCTGCCCTGGGCGCGGTCGGCGGCGCCGTGCTGCTCTGGATCCTGTCGAGCATCCTGGACCAGATCACCGCGCTCGGCTCGATCCGCAATGCCCTGCCGACCCATTACAGCGACGCCTGGCTGGGGCTGCTCTCCACTCCGGTCCAGACCGAGGATCTGGCCAAGGGAGCCATCTCCGCGATCGTCTATGCCACCGTCTTCTGGGGGTTTGCCTTCTACCGATTCACCCGCAAGGACGTCACCTCCTGA
- a CDS encoding alpha/beta fold hydrolase, translated as MSALPRVTRRRAVTAAVVLVLLAAATIWAVLPERAAWTAQDLRITVRTGPAGDQPVDLDARFLVPRERSGRVPAVLLAHGFGGTKDSVRSDAESLAARGYAVLTWTAQGFGRSTGEIHLDSPDYEVRDAQRLLDWLAERPEVRTDAAGDPRVGVVGGSYGGALALLLAGQDQRVDAIVPSITWNDLGNAFLPQSAGTDATGVFKKSWAGAFFGSSSGGDNPACGRFAADVCQAYLSMATTGVPDAATLALLRRSSPATVLDRIKAPSLLIQGAVDTLFPLSEADANARGIAAAGTPVRVAWFTGGHDGGAGPGNDQDRVKFLTVQWLDHYLKGAGSAPGDDFTWSRVAGFSAMDRDLVTNGYSTGAYPGLGGTGSATVDLSGPAQPIANPPNGNPAAISSLPGLGGRLSSLLSGNVATDVPGQHATFASAPLSSAIDVAGAPTVRLRAASPTGEAVVFVKLYDVDQNGAPTLSAGLVAPVRLTGLPKDIGQARPVTVTLPAIVRQLQAGHTLQVVVATSDQAFLTPAAPATYTVAIDGQLTLPTLVGTAIASPAALYWYALGGLILVLVLGLAVLLLVRRVRRRRRVTAVNEAYADTPLVVSGLRKAYGDGFVAVEEIGFTVERGQVVGLLGPNGAGKTTTLRVLMGLTSPTAGEIHVFGHRLVPGAQILSRVGALVEGPSFLPHLSGYENLKAYWRATGRPWEDARFDEALEIAGLGASVHRRTKNYSHGMRQRLAIAQAMLGLPELLVLDEPTDGLDPPQIAEMRRVLQRYATDGRAVLVSSHLLAEVEQTCTHAVVVNKGRIVASGPVDDIVGDSPSVAIEVTDVPAATEILTGLGVRSVTPDGATGLIVDMNGTPRADLVASLVRAGVGVDRVVPRRRLEDAFLALVGDNSRGSGDR; from the coding sequence ATGTCTGCGTTACCCCGGGTGACCCGGCGCCGGGCGGTCACCGCCGCGGTGGTGCTCGTGCTGCTCGCCGCCGCGACCATCTGGGCGGTGCTCCCCGAGCGCGCCGCCTGGACCGCCCAGGACCTGCGGATCACGGTTCGCACCGGTCCCGCCGGCGACCAGCCGGTCGACCTGGACGCGCGTTTCCTGGTGCCGCGGGAGCGCTCCGGCAGGGTGCCCGCGGTGCTGCTCGCCCACGGGTTCGGCGGGACGAAGGATTCCGTCCGCTCGGACGCCGAGTCGCTCGCCGCCCGGGGCTACGCGGTGCTCACCTGGACCGCCCAGGGCTTCGGCCGGAGCACCGGCGAGATCCACCTGGACAGCCCGGACTACGAGGTCAGGGACGCTCAGCGGCTGCTCGACTGGCTGGCCGAGCGCCCCGAGGTGCGCACCGACGCGGCCGGGGACCCCCGGGTCGGCGTGGTCGGCGGCTCCTACGGCGGTGCGCTCGCCCTGCTGCTGGCCGGCCAGGACCAGCGGGTCGACGCGATCGTCCCGTCGATCACCTGGAACGACCTGGGTAACGCGTTCCTCCCGCAGTCCGCCGGCACCGACGCCACCGGGGTGTTCAAGAAAAGCTGGGCCGGCGCCTTCTTCGGCTCCAGCTCGGGCGGCGACAATCCGGCCTGCGGGCGGTTCGCCGCCGACGTCTGCCAGGCGTACCTGTCGATGGCCACCACCGGGGTGCCCGACGCGGCCACTCTCGCCCTGCTGCGCAGGTCCAGCCCGGCCACCGTGCTCGACCGGATCAAGGCGCCGTCGCTGCTGATCCAGGGCGCGGTGGACACGCTCTTCCCGCTCTCCGAGGCGGACGCCAACGCGCGGGGGATCGCCGCCGCCGGCACGCCGGTCCGGGTCGCCTGGTTCACCGGCGGGCACGACGGCGGGGCCGGGCCGGGCAACGATCAGGACCGGGTCAAGTTCCTCACCGTGCAGTGGCTCGACCACTACCTGAAAGGTGCCGGGAGCGCGCCGGGCGACGACTTCACCTGGTCCCGGGTGGCCGGGTTCAGCGCGATGGACCGGGACCTGGTGACCAACGGGTACTCGACCGGGGCGTACCCGGGGCTCGGCGGGACCGGCAGCGCCACCGTCGACCTGAGCGGGCCGGCCCAGCCGATCGCGAACCCGCCGAACGGCAATCCGGCGGCGATCTCCTCGCTGCCCGGGCTCGGCGGCCGGCTCAGCTCGCTGCTCAGCGGCAACGTCGCCACGGACGTCCCGGGCCAGCACGCCACGTTCGCCAGCGCGCCGCTGAGCAGCGCGATCGACGTGGCGGGCGCGCCGACGGTGCGGCTGCGGGCGGCGTCACCGACGGGTGAGGCGGTGGTCTTCGTCAAGCTCTACGACGTCGACCAGAACGGCGCGCCGACGCTCAGCGCCGGTCTGGTCGCCCCGGTCCGGCTCACCGGCCTGCCGAAAGACATCGGCCAGGCCCGGCCGGTGACGGTCACGCTGCCGGCGATCGTCCGGCAGCTCCAGGCCGGGCACACGCTCCAGGTCGTGGTCGCGACCTCGGACCAGGCGTTTCTCACCCCGGCCGCCCCGGCCACCTACACCGTGGCGATCGACGGGCAGCTGACGCTGCCCACGCTGGTGGGCACGGCGATCGCGTCGCCCGCGGCGCTTTACTGGTACGCGCTGGGCGGGCTGATCCTGGTGCTCGTGCTCGGCCTCGCCGTCCTGCTGCTGGTCCGCCGGGTGCGCCGCCGCCGGCGGGTGACCGCGGTCAACGAGGCCTATGCGGACACGCCGCTGGTGGTGAGCGGGTTGCGCAAGGCGTACGGCGACGGGTTCGTGGCGGTCGAGGAGATCGGCTTCACGGTCGAGCGCGGCCAGGTCGTGGGCCTGCTCGGCCCGAACGGCGCCGGCAAGACCACCACGCTGCGGGTGCTGATGGGGCTGACCTCGCCGACCGCCGGTGAGATCCACGTCTTCGGGCACCGCCTGGTCCCGGGCGCGCAGATCCTGTCCCGGGTCGGCGCGCTGGTCGAGGGTCCCAGCTTCCTGCCGCACCTGTCCGGTTACGAGAACCTCAAGGCGTACTGGCGGGCCACCGGCCGCCCGTGGGAGGACGCCCGCTTCGACGAGGCGCTGGAGATCGCCGGACTGGGCGCCTCGGTGCACCGCCGGACGAAGAACTACAGCCACGGCATGCGCCAGCGACTCGCCATCGCCCAGGCCATGCTCGGCCTGCCCGAACTGCTCGTGCTCGACGAACCGACCGACGGCCTGGACCCGCCCCAGATCGCCGAGATGCGCCGGGTGCTCCAGCGTTACGCCACCGACGGCCGCGCCGTGCTGGTCTCCAGCCACCTGCTCGCCGAGGTGGAGCAGACCTGCACCCACGCCGTGGTGGTGAACAAGGGCCGCATCGTCGCTTCCGGCCCGGTCGACGACATCGTCGGCGATTCCCCGTCGGTGGCCATCGAGGTCACCGACGTCCCGGCCGCCACCGAGATCCTCACCGGCCTGGGCGTCCGCTCGGTCACCCCGGACGGCGCCACCGGCCTGATCGTCGACATGAACGGCACCCCGCGCGCCGACCTGGTCGCCTCCCTGGTCCGGGCCGGCGTCGGCGTCGACCGGGTGGTCCCGCGCCGCCGCCTGGAGGACGCCTTCCTGGCCCTGGTGGGCGACAACTCCCGAGGGAGCGGAGACCGATGA
- a CDS encoding AAA family ATPase, with protein MADELTLTVTLRPAALDARRGIVRLHPEVMAALALQPGDPVRLAGTRVTAGIVARAEAGASRALLYADDLTLGNLGMRDGGQVTVTPIPVTGARRVTLAGAPEIVAVVSPEMLRLALLGKVVSAGDDVSLLPQDVLPEAGNRSLVEAARRSLANRVGYAWTSTLLTVTEVTDADAGLVTMDTVVAWQDGPAASPAHRAARAEIRAEAPASTDPDVPPPSLDDLPGLRSQAKELEELLDLGFHHREVLAKLGTKVSLGVLISGPAGSGKSALVRAVAATVGAGVRPVWAPELAALTNDAAARRLRSLADEVRGDEPAVLLISDVEALAPRDESGPLATVFRQVLLETVASGAAVVCTTSKPESVDPSLRAPDLLAVQLTVPLPDAAMRREQLGVLTRGMPLAEDVRLDDVAGRTPGFVAADLGALAREAGVRAALRQKVADAPTVTMADFEAALDVVRPTSMAESTLEVAKVTLDDVGDLAEVKQVLTESVLWPLTYPDTFARLGVSPPRGVLLYGPPGCGKTYLVKAIAGTGKANVLSVKGAELLSKWVGDSEKAVRELFRRAREAAPTLVFLDEVDALAPARGQGTDGGVTDRVVAALLTELDGVEDLRNVVVIGATNRPDLIDPALLRPGRLERLIYVPPPDGPARAAILRASARAVPLDSSVDLDVLGAELEGFSAADCAALIRESALAAMRDSLEASTVTLANVTNARERVRASLDPAQVAWLEAYAKNRQV; from the coding sequence GTGGCAGATGAGCTCACGCTGACCGTGACCCTGCGGCCCGCGGCGCTGGACGCCCGGCGCGGCATCGTCCGCCTGCACCCGGAGGTGATGGCCGCCCTGGCGCTGCAGCCGGGTGACCCGGTGCGGCTGGCCGGGACCCGGGTGACCGCCGGGATCGTGGCCCGGGCCGAGGCAGGCGCCAGCCGGGCCCTGCTCTATGCCGACGATCTCACCCTCGGCAACCTCGGGATGCGCGACGGCGGGCAAGTCACGGTCACCCCGATCCCGGTGACCGGGGCACGCCGGGTGACTCTGGCCGGTGCGCCGGAGATCGTCGCCGTGGTCTCCCCGGAGATGCTCCGGCTGGCCCTGCTCGGCAAGGTGGTCAGCGCCGGCGACGACGTGTCGCTGCTGCCGCAGGACGTGCTGCCCGAGGCCGGGAACAGATCGCTGGTCGAGGCGGCCCGGCGCAGCCTGGCGAACAGGGTCGGCTACGCCTGGACCAGCACCCTGCTGACCGTCACCGAGGTCACTGACGCGGACGCCGGCCTGGTGACCATGGACACCGTGGTCGCCTGGCAGGACGGGCCGGCGGCGAGCCCCGCCCACCGGGCGGCACGCGCCGAGATCCGGGCCGAGGCGCCCGCCTCCACCGACCCGGACGTGCCGCCGCCGAGCCTCGACGACCTGCCCGGCCTGCGTTCCCAGGCCAAGGAGCTGGAGGAGCTGCTCGACCTGGGCTTCCACCACCGGGAGGTGCTGGCCAAGCTGGGCACCAAGGTCAGTCTCGGCGTGCTGATCTCGGGACCGGCCGGGTCCGGCAAGTCCGCCCTGGTCCGGGCCGTCGCGGCGACGGTCGGAGCCGGCGTACGCCCGGTCTGGGCCCCCGAGCTGGCCGCGCTCACCAACGACGCCGCCGCCCGGCGCCTGCGCTCGCTGGCCGACGAGGTGCGCGGCGACGAGCCCGCCGTCCTGCTGATCTCGGACGTGGAGGCGCTCGCGCCCCGCGACGAGTCGGGCCCGCTGGCCACGGTGTTCCGCCAGGTGCTGCTCGAGACGGTGGCCTCCGGCGCGGCGGTGGTCTGCACGACCAGCAAGCCGGAGTCGGTCGACCCGTCGCTGCGCGCCCCGGACCTGCTCGCCGTCCAGCTCACCGTGCCGCTGCCGGATGCCGCGATGCGCCGCGAGCAGCTGGGCGTGCTGACCCGCGGGATGCCGCTCGCCGAGGACGTGCGGCTGGACGACGTGGCCGGGCGTACCCCGGGGTTCGTCGCCGCCGACCTGGGCGCGCTGGCCCGGGAGGCCGGGGTCCGGGCGGCGCTGCGGCAGAAGGTGGCGGACGCGCCGACCGTGACGATGGCCGACTTCGAGGCCGCGCTGGACGTGGTCCGGCCCACCTCGATGGCCGAGTCCACGCTGGAGGTCGCCAAGGTCACCCTGGACGACGTCGGCGACCTGGCCGAGGTCAAGCAGGTGCTCACCGAGTCGGTGCTGTGGCCGCTGACCTATCCGGACACCTTCGCCCGGCTCGGCGTCTCCCCGCCGCGCGGCGTGCTGCTCTACGGTCCGCCCGGCTGCGGCAAGACCTATCTGGTCAAGGCGATCGCCGGGACCGGCAAGGCGAACGTGCTCTCGGTCAAGGGCGCCGAGCTGCTCAGCAAGTGGGTGGGCGACAGCGAGAAAGCGGTGCGCGAGCTGTTCCGCCGGGCCCGGGAGGCCGCGCCGACCCTGGTCTTCCTGGACGAGGTGGACGCGCTGGCGCCGGCCCGCGGCCAGGGCACCGACGGCGGGGTCACCGACCGGGTGGTGGCGGCGCTGCTCACCGAGCTGGACGGGGTCGAGGACCTGCGGAACGTGGTGGTGATCGGGGCGACCAACCGGCCCGACCTGATCGACCCGGCGCTGCTGCGGCCCGGCCGGCTGGAACGCCTGATCTACGTGCCGCCGCCGGACGGGCCGGCGCGGGCCGCGATCCTGCGGGCGTCGGCCCGGGCGGTGCCGCTGGACTCCTCGGTCGACCTGGACGTGCTCGGGGCGGAGCTGGAGGGGTTCTCGGCGGCCGACTGCGCGGCGCTGATCCGGGAGTCGGCGCTGGCCGCGATGCGGGACTCGCTGGAGGCCTCGACGGTCACCCTGGCGAACGTGACCAACGCCCGCGAGCGGGTGCGCGCCTCACTCGACCCGGCCCAGGTGGCCTGGCTGGAGGCGTACGCAAAGAATCGTCAGGTCTAA
- a CDS encoding ABC transporter permease subunit has product MSLFKAETRRLSKRRFTRFSVLLALLVLGLVAGGVTLTNHKVGPAALAEAQASADRDFQEQSALSAQEKQRCAERPADYPEGCDAIWTPTREDFRAENYVGSQFDFRENYPAMVITFAALLALIAFIIGASFVGAEWNSGGMMNLLLWRPQRLRVLSTKLSALMAGLTGLAVVAGAVWTGIFWVIAMQRGTTERMTSGAWQSIGLMGLRGLGLVLAAGAIGFGVASIGRHTAAALGAAIGVIVVFQFGLGVVLQLAQARFADLYLLPTWIAAWMFKSYEVTDYNAPCVFSANGCEPPTYTLTWQMSGGLFLALSIIIVGAAMWTIRKRDIT; this is encoded by the coding sequence GTGAGCCTTTTCAAGGCGGAGACGCGCCGGCTGAGCAAGCGGCGGTTCACCAGGTTCTCGGTGCTGCTCGCACTGCTCGTGCTCGGGCTGGTCGCGGGCGGCGTCACGCTGACCAACCACAAGGTCGGCCCGGCGGCCCTCGCCGAGGCGCAGGCCTCGGCCGATCGCGATTTCCAGGAACAGAGCGCGCTGTCCGCCCAGGAGAAGCAGCGCTGCGCCGAACGGCCCGCGGATTACCCGGAGGGCTGCGACGCGATCTGGACGCCGACCCGGGAGGACTTCCGGGCCGAGAACTACGTCGGCTCGCAGTTCGACTTCCGGGAGAACTACCCGGCCATGGTGATCACGTTCGCGGCGCTGCTCGCCCTGATCGCGTTCATCATCGGCGCGTCCTTCGTCGGCGCCGAATGGAACAGCGGCGGCATGATGAACCTGCTGCTCTGGCGGCCGCAACGGCTCCGCGTGCTGTCCACCAAGCTGTCCGCCCTGATGGCCGGGCTGACCGGGCTGGCGGTGGTGGCCGGCGCGGTCTGGACCGGGATCTTCTGGGTGATCGCGATGCAGCGCGGCACCACCGAGCGGATGACCTCGGGCGCCTGGCAGTCGATCGGCCTGATGGGCCTGCGCGGCCTCGGCCTGGTGCTGGCCGCCGGCGCGATCGGGTTCGGCGTCGCGTCGATCGGGCGGCACACCGCCGCGGCGCTGGGCGCGGCGATCGGCGTGATCGTGGTGTTCCAGTTCGGCCTGGGCGTGGTGCTGCAACTGGCGCAGGCCCGGTTCGCCGACCTGTACCTGCTGCCGACCTGGATCGCCGCGTGGATGTTCAAGTCCTACGAGGTGACCGACTACAACGCGCCCTGCGTGTTCTCGGCCAACGGGTGCGAGCCACCGACGTACACCCTCACCTGGCAGATGTCAGGCGGGTTGTTCCTCGCGTTGTCAATCATCATTGTGGGTGCCGCAATGTGGACGATCCGTAAGCGCGATATCACCTGA
- a CDS encoding ABC transporter ATP-binding protein produces MTAVLEISGLRKTYRSRKGVRKALDGFDMVVEAGQVHGFLGPNGSGKTTTLRTLLGLIRPNEGRMTILGQEVPRHLPEVAGLVGAIVESPQFFGNFTAETTLSLLADAGGVNPLRVPAVLELVGLRDRSKERVKTYSLGMKQRLAVASALLKEPKLLILDEPANGLDPGGIREMRTLMGDLAASGMTVLLSSHILGEIQLICDSVTIIAAGRRVAAGSVSEVLASHTSSTVKVRLEPGVDLLGAAELLRAAGALITMEKDHFTVANASNPAQITKLLADRQIYVSELTPVSADLEDVFLELTGTAPVTGASRQVDQVATQGGWGQ; encoded by the coding sequence ATGACCGCCGTACTCGAGATATCAGGGCTGCGGAAGACATATCGCAGCCGTAAGGGTGTCCGGAAGGCGCTGGACGGGTTCGACATGGTGGTGGAGGCCGGGCAGGTGCACGGCTTCCTCGGCCCGAACGGCTCCGGCAAGACGACCACCCTGCGCACGCTGCTCGGCCTGATCAGGCCGAACGAGGGCCGGATGACGATCCTCGGCCAGGAGGTGCCCCGGCACCTGCCCGAGGTGGCCGGCCTGGTCGGCGCGATCGTGGAGAGCCCGCAGTTCTTCGGCAACTTCACGGCCGAGACCACGCTGTCGCTGCTCGCCGACGCGGGCGGGGTCAATCCGCTCCGGGTGCCCGCCGTGCTCGAGCTCGTCGGCCTGCGGGACCGGTCCAAGGAGCGGGTGAAGACCTACTCGCTCGGCATGAAGCAGCGCCTCGCGGTAGCGTCCGCGCTGCTCAAGGAGCCGAAGCTGCTGATCCTGGACGAGCCGGCGAACGGTCTGGACCCGGGCGGCATCCGGGAGATGCGCACGCTGATGGGCGACCTGGCCGCCTCCGGGATGACTGTGCTGCTGTCCAGCCACATCCTCGGCGAGATCCAGCTGATCTGCGACTCGGTGACGATCATCGCGGCCGGGCGGAGGGTGGCCGCGGGCTCGGTGTCCGAGGTGCTGGCCAGCCACACCTCGTCGACCGTCAAGGTACGCCTGGAGCCGGGGGTCGACCTGCTCGGCGCGGCCGAGCTGCTGCGTGCCGCGGGCGCGCTGATCACCATGGAGAAAGATCACTTCACGGTGGCGAACGCCAGCAATCCGGCTCAGATCACCAAGCTGCTGGCCGATCGGCAGATCTACGTCTCCGAGCTGACCCCGGTCTCGGCGGATCTGGAGGACGTCTTCCTCGAACTGACCGGCACCGCGCCGGTCACCGGGGCGAGCCGGCAGGTGGACCAGGTGGCGACGCAGGGCGGGTGGGGTCAGTGA
- a CDS encoding DeoR/GlpR family DNA-binding transcription regulator: MDRYARWNALLELLTESGRVTVEEAAERLDVSQATIRRDFDQLAQQQMITRTRGGAVANGVSYDLPLRYKSAKHSAEKQRIGEAAAQLVSPGAVVGLNGGTTITEVARALAVRPDLNAVGDGSQLTVVTNALNIANELLLRSRMKIVVAGGVVRPQSFEVVGPLGGALLKEVTLDIALLGVDALDVELGAASHHEGEAAMNSLMVARAKRVVVIADSSKLGSHAFARICPITQVETLVTDSGASSSTIAAFREAGVDVICA, encoded by the coding sequence GTGGACCGGTACGCGCGGTGGAATGCCCTGCTGGAGCTACTCACGGAGAGCGGCCGCGTAACCGTCGAGGAGGCCGCCGAGCGCCTGGACGTCTCCCAGGCGACGATCCGGCGTGACTTCGATCAGCTCGCCCAGCAGCAGATGATCACGCGCACCCGGGGTGGTGCGGTCGCCAACGGCGTCTCCTACGACCTGCCGCTGCGCTACAAGAGCGCCAAGCACTCGGCGGAGAAGCAGCGGATCGGTGAGGCCGCGGCCCAGCTGGTCAGCCCCGGCGCCGTGGTCGGACTGAACGGCGGCACCACGATCACCGAGGTGGCCCGGGCGCTGGCGGTCCGGCCGGACCTGAACGCCGTCGGCGACGGCTCCCAGCTCACCGTGGTCACCAATGCCCTGAACATCGCGAACGAGCTGCTGCTCCGCTCCCGGATGAAGATCGTGGTGGCCGGTGGCGTGGTGCGCCCGCAGTCCTTCGAGGTGGTCGGCCCGCTCGGCGGGGCACTGCTCAAGGAGGTCACGCTGGACATCGCGCTGCTCGGCGTCGACGCGCTGGATGTGGAGCTGGGCGCCGCCTCGCACCACGAGGGGGAGGCCGCGATGAACAGCCTGATGGTGGCCCGGGCGAAGCGGGTCGTGGTGATCGCCGACTCGTCGAAGCTGGGTAGCCACGCGTTCGCCCGGATTTGCCCGATCACCCAGGTGGAGACCCTGGTGACCGACTCCGGCGCGTCCTCGTCGACGATCGCGGCCTTCCGAGAGGCCGGGGTCGATGTGATCTGCGCCTGA
- a CDS encoding SIS domain-containing protein produces the protein MTHVKAEIASQPDCWRQAAKLAGSPGLPDRGERVAVVGCGTSWFMAKSYAVLREQAGHGETDAFQASDFPYGRHYDRLIAITRSGTTTETLDVMRTVGERTPVTVITADPAQPAVDIAGHAVVLDFADEQSVVQTRFATSTLALLRAHLGQDMDTAAMDAEVAVRLPLPVHPALTDQITFLGRGWTVGLAEEAALKCRETAGFWTESYPAMDYRHGPISIAGPRRVVWAFGDVPAGLADEVEARGAAFVHSRHHGGYASLGRWVGGRAPLDPMADLVLAQRVAVLLATTQGLDPDNPSGLSRSIVLPDHS, from the coding sequence ATGACGCACGTAAAGGCGGAGATCGCCAGCCAACCGGACTGCTGGCGCCAGGCGGCCAAGCTGGCCGGATCGCCGGGCCTGCCGGACCGCGGCGAGCGGGTCGCGGTGGTCGGCTGCGGCACCTCCTGGTTCATGGCCAAGTCCTACGCGGTGCTGCGTGAGCAGGCCGGACACGGCGAGACCGACGCGTTCCAGGCCTCCGACTTCCCGTACGGGCGGCACTACGACCGGCTGATCGCGATCACCCGGTCCGGCACCACCACCGAGACCCTCGACGTGATGCGCACCGTGGGTGAGCGGACGCCGGTGACAGTGATCACCGCCGACCCCGCGCAGCCGGCCGTCGACATCGCCGGGCACGCCGTGGTGCTGGACTTCGCCGACGAGCAGTCGGTGGTGCAGACCCGGTTCGCCACCAGCACGCTGGCCCTGCTCCGGGCGCACCTGGGCCAGGACATGGACACCGCCGCGATGGACGCCGAGGTGGCCGTCCGGCTGCCGCTGCCGGTGCACCCGGCGCTCACCGACCAGATCACCTTCCTGGGCCGGGGCTGGACCGTCGGCCTGGCCGAGGAGGCCGCCCTCAAGTGCCGGGAGACGGCCGGGTTCTGGACCGAGTCGTACCCGGCCATGGACTACCGGCACGGCCCGATCTCGATCGCCGGCCCGCGCCGGGTGGTGTGGGCGTTCGGCGACGTGCCGGCCGGCCTGGCCGACGAGGTCGAGGCCCGCGGCGCCGCCTTCGTGCACAGCCGCCACCACGGCGGATACGCCTCCCTGGGCCGCTGGGTCGGCGGGCGCGCCCCGCTCGACCCGATGGCCGACCTGGTCCTGGCGCAGCGGGTGGCCGTCCTGCTGGCCACCACCCAGGGCCTGGACCCGGACAACCCGAGCGGCCTGAGCCGTTCCATCGTCCTGCCCGACCACTCGTGA